In the genome of Persephonella sp. KM09-Lau-8, one region contains:
- a CDS encoding DNA-directed RNA polymerase subunit alpha translates to MPFLEFIKPNKIYWDESTKTENYGKLFVEPLERGYGITLGNALRRVLLSSLESGAITAVKIQGVAHEFTTIDGVLEDVSEIILNLKQIKFKMEEGLDSDIAILEFKGPGEIKASDIKVSSGIQIVDPDIHIATVEDEVEVKMELRIEKGRGYVMVEEMEPPTEIGWIPIDTAFSPIKKCTFKVEPTRVGEKTNYDKLILEFYTDGTITPEEALTKATNILIEHFQLLLNPTTRKVEVVKRAEPESIAEKIEADKLSLAIEELEISSRATNTLKKLGIQTIGDLVKMTEEDLKEAKSIGRKALKEIKEALAELGLELAPSPTKKE, encoded by the coding sequence ATGCCTTTTTTAGAATTTATTAAACCTAATAAGATTTACTGGGATGAATCAACAAAAACAGAAAATTATGGAAAGTTATTTGTTGAACCTCTTGAAAGAGGCTATGGTATAACACTGGGTAATGCTCTCAGAAGAGTTTTACTTTCCTCTCTGGAAAGTGGTGCTATAACAGCTGTTAAAATACAGGGAGTAGCCCACGAGTTTACAACAATAGATGGTGTTCTGGAAGATGTATCTGAAATAATCCTTAATCTGAAACAGATTAAATTTAAAATGGAAGAAGGTTTAGATAGTGACATTGCTATTCTTGAGTTTAAAGGACCAGGAGAAATAAAGGCATCTGATATAAAAGTATCATCCGGTATACAGATTGTTGACCCTGATATCCATATAGCCACTGTAGAAGATGAAGTCGAAGTGAAAATGGAGCTTAGAATAGAAAAAGGTCGTGGATACGTAATGGTTGAGGAAATGGAGCCTCCAACAGAGATAGGCTGGATTCCAATAGATACAGCTTTCTCACCAATCAAAAAATGCACATTCAAAGTTGAACCAACAAGGGTTGGGGAAAAGACAAACTACGATAAACTTATACTTGAGTTCTACACAGATGGCACAATCACACCTGAAGAAGCTTTAACAAAAGCAACAAATATACTTATAGAACACTTCCAGCTTCTACTTAACCCAACCACAAGAAAGGTTGAAGTTGTTAAAAGAGCTGAACCTGAAAGCATTGCAGAAAAAATAGAAGCAGATAAGCTTTCTCTGGCAATAGAAGAGCTTGAAATATCTTCAAGGGCTACAAATACACTGAAAAAACTTGGTATCCAGACAATAGGTGACCTTGTAAAAATGACTGAAGAGGACCTTAAAGAAGCCAAAAGCATAGGAAGAAAGGCCTTAAAAGAAATTAAAGAAGCCCTTGCTGAACTTGGACTTGAACTTGCACCATCCCCAACAAAAAAAGAATAA
- the rplQ gene encoding 50S ribosomal protein L17: MRHRVKTKSFHRKKEHREALFVNLAIALIEHGRIETTLPKAKALRPFVEKLVTLAKKETVHARRLLNSRLRNNTKAATKLFKEIAPLFKERNGGYTRIYKLDKRRRGDDAEMAIIEFVEYPGKEE, translated from the coding sequence ATGAGACATAGAGTTAAAACAAAAAGTTTCCACAGAAAAAAGGAACACAGAGAGGCATTATTTGTAAATCTTGCTATTGCACTTATTGAACACGGAAGAATTGAAACAACTCTTCCAAAGGCAAAAGCCCTGAGACCTTTTGTTGAAAAACTTGTTACACTGGCTAAAAAAGAAACAGTTCATGCAAGAAGACTGCTTAATTCAAGACTTAGAAACAATACTAAAGCAGCAACAAAACTGTTTAAAGAAATAGCTCCACTTTTCAAGGAAAGAAACGGTGGATATACCAGAATATACAAGCTGGATAAAAGAAGAAGAGGCGATGATGCCGAAATGGCAATAATTGAATTTGTTGAATACCCAGGTAAAGAAGAATAA
- a CDS encoding YggT family protein produces MFILANFIEAVSRILDIALTIYMWIVIISALLSWVNPDPHNPIVRFLYNATEPVYRKIRKIIPTVYGGIDIAPIIVLFIIMFLQYFLVPSLHELAIRLRYAG; encoded by the coding sequence ATGTTTATACTGGCAAATTTCATAGAGGCGGTGTCCAGAATACTGGACATCGCCTTAACTATTTATATGTGGATTGTAATCATATCAGCCCTTTTATCATGGGTTAATCCAGACCCACATAACCCTATAGTTCGTTTTCTTTACAATGCCACTGAGCCGGTTTACAGAAAAATCAGGAAAATTATTCCTACAGTATACGGTGGAATAGATATAGCTCCTATCATAGTCCTGTTTATCATAATGTTCCTTCAATACTTCCTTGTTCCATCTCTCCATGAGCTTGCAATCAGGCTTAGATATGCAGGCTGA
- the truD gene encoding tRNA pseudouridine(13) synthase TruD: MNLEKHIKQKPSDFIVEEVLDYELSPSGEYQLYQLKKTNLSTLQVVRFLSGLFKIKPSEIGFAGLKDKFAITTQYLSFPANINIPDHLCFINKAGRLVETDKLDFLKQQGFCIKKIGYINNPINLGDNTGNNFTIKITNLTKQHKRLIYENLDIVKKYGCANYFGEQRFGSVKGRNDFIFKYLLEGKYEKALKTYFSIKGNIKNWGNWQQLYKDLKGNLEQYEKDLILGLKRGLSPEKAIRILPKNIRLMFNFAFQSYLWNEYLRKYIEAKYPYKKVPFIHNWKLSFYLEVDDIEYLKNLEIPYTAQEYKPQDKLLQKIIEETLKENNVHPEYFEKEVAGIKVLTDGLRKAIFFPENLRIKGKTKNSITLSFFLPTGSYATILLRNLLS, from the coding sequence ATGAATCTTGAAAAGCATATAAAACAAAAACCATCAGATTTTATTGTAGAAGAAGTCCTTGATTATGAATTATCCCCTTCAGGTGAATACCAGTTATACCAGCTAAAAAAAACAAATCTATCAACTCTTCAGGTTGTCAGATTTTTATCCGGCCTTTTTAAGATAAAACCTTCAGAGATAGGCTTTGCAGGTTTAAAAGATAAGTTTGCCATAACGACCCAGTATTTATCTTTTCCTGCAAATATAAACATTCCAGACCATTTATGTTTTATTAATAAAGCAGGCAGACTGGTAGAAACAGATAAACTGGATTTTCTTAAACAGCAAGGATTTTGCATTAAAAAAATTGGTTATATAAACAACCCTATTAATCTGGGAGATAACACAGGAAATAATTTCACTATAAAAATAACCAATCTTACAAAACAGCATAAAAGATTAATCTATGAAAATCTTGATATTGTCAAAAAATACGGGTGTGCAAATTATTTTGGTGAACAGAGATTTGGCAGTGTAAAAGGCAGAAATGATTTTATATTCAAATATCTTCTTGAAGGGAAATACGAAAAAGCCCTTAAAACATATTTTTCTATAAAAGGAAATATAAAAAACTGGGGCAACTGGCAACAACTTTATAAAGACCTGAAAGGAAATCTTGAACAGTATGAAAAAGATTTAATTCTTGGTCTTAAAAGAGGTCTTTCTCCAGAAAAAGCAATCAGAATACTTCCTAAAAATATCAGACTTATGTTTAATTTTGCCTTCCAGTCATATCTGTGGAATGAGTATCTCAGAAAATATATTGAAGCAAAATACCCATACAAAAAGGTTCCTTTCATCCATAACTGGAAACTCAGCTTTTATCTTGAGGTTGATGATATAGAATATCTGAAAAACTTAGAAATTCCATACACAGCACAGGAATACAAACCACAGGATAAGCTTCTGCAAAAAATAATAGAGGAAACTCTGAAGGAAAATAATGTTCATCCAGAATATTTTGAAAAAGAAGTTGCAGGGATAAAGGTTTTAACAGACGGCCTTAGAAAAGCAATATTTTTCCCTGAAAACCTTAGAATAAAAGGAAAAACAAAAAACTCAATCACCCTCAGCTTTTTCCTCCCTACCGGAAGCTATGCCACTATCCTTCTCAGAAATCTCCTTTCCTGA
- a CDS encoding branched-chain amino acid transaminase, translating into MEYVYFEGKIVPEDEAKISIKTNSLHYGTAIFEGIRAYYDKDTDKMWGLFFKEHYQRLFQNMKVLNMEIEENIDDLVEITKELILINKIKSDIYIRPLVYFADLKISPKLIGYTAKIAIYTYPLGDYIDINEGIKAIVSSWTRLNDNMIPPRLKVAGAYVNSAFSKTEAILAGADEAIVLNKNGYVSEGSAENIFIVRNGKLITPPVSDDILEGITRNAIITIAKDLGYEVEERHIARTELYVADEVFFCGTGAQVSPVVEIDNRKIGDGKPGKITKEIQNVYFDAVRGKIEKYRDWVIPIE; encoded by the coding sequence ATGGAATACGTCTATTTTGAAGGAAAAATCGTCCCTGAAGATGAAGCAAAAATCAGCATAAAAACAAACTCTTTGCATTACGGGACTGCAATTTTTGAAGGCATTAGAGCATATTATGATAAAGATACTGACAAAATGTGGGGGCTCTTTTTTAAAGAGCACTATCAGAGGCTTTTCCAGAATATGAAAGTATTAAATATGGAAATTGAAGAAAATATTGATGACCTTGTGGAAATAACAAAAGAGCTGATACTGATAAATAAAATAAAATCTGATATCTATATCAGACCTCTAGTATACTTTGCTGATCTGAAAATCAGTCCAAAATTAATTGGATACACTGCAAAAATCGCTATTTACACATATCCACTGGGAGATTATATAGATATAAATGAGGGAATTAAAGCCATTGTTTCCTCATGGACAAGATTAAATGATAATATGATACCCCCAAGGCTGAAGGTTGCCGGTGCTTATGTAAATAGTGCTTTTTCGAAGACAGAAGCAATTCTGGCAGGGGCAGATGAGGCAATAGTTTTAAACAAAAATGGTTATGTGTCAGAAGGTTCAGCAGAGAATATTTTTATTGTCCGAAATGGAAAACTGATAACTCCCCCAGTATCCGACGATATTCTTGAGGGAATTACCAGAAATGCAATAATCACAATAGCTAAAGACCTTGGATATGAAGTTGAAGAAAGGCATATAGCAAGAACAGAGCTTTATGTGGCTGATGAGGTATTTTTCTGCGGAACAGGTGCACAGGTTTCCCCTGTAGTTGAGATTGATAACAGAAAAATAGGGGATGGAAAACCAGGAAAAATAACAAAAGAGATACAAAATGTTTATTTTGATGCCGTTAGAGGCAAAATAGAAAAATACAGGGATTGGGTGATACCAATAGAGTGA
- the cydB gene encoding cytochrome d ubiquinol oxidase subunit II gives MPVEMFTTLEGIWFLLAGVFLVGYALTDGFDLGTGILTIFTKKDENRQILYNAVAPVWDGNEVWLIAGGGMLFAAFPVVYAASFSGFYLAILIVLWALIGRAIAFEYRNKKDSPTWKNTWDWIYWIGNFVPALLFGVAVGNAVIGVPIDQQGVYHGSFFTLLRPAPLLMGVVGVFMFLMHGMAYLLRKTEGEVFNLARKFAYISFFGFIGSLIITDFLLVITAPYLYSNYFRYPLFWIAPALIVIGLILYLKYLSGGQYNKVIYGSTLTTIGTVLTIAFASYPVLMRSTIKPEFNLTIWNSASSHITLTVMLISTLIFMPIVIFYTVYVYRVFKGKVSAEGGYH, from the coding sequence ATGCCTGTGGAAATGTTTACAACACTTGAGGGAATATGGTTCCTGCTTGCAGGTGTGTTCTTAGTTGGGTATGCATTAACAGACGGATTTGACCTTGGAACAGGAATACTGACCATTTTTACCAAAAAGGATGAAAATAGACAGATTTTATACAATGCCGTGGCACCTGTATGGGATGGAAATGAAGTATGGCTTATAGCCGGTGGTGGAATGCTGTTTGCGGCATTCCCTGTTGTTTATGCTGCTTCCTTTAGTGGATTTTATCTGGCTATCTTAATTGTTCTATGGGCTTTAATTGGAAGGGCAATCGCCTTTGAATATAGAAACAAAAAGGACAGCCCTACATGGAAAAACACATGGGACTGGATTTACTGGATAGGTAATTTTGTTCCAGCATTACTTTTCGGTGTTGCTGTTGGAAATGCAGTTATCGGTGTTCCAATTGACCAGCAGGGAGTTTATCATGGCTCATTCTTTACACTCCTTAGACCTGCACCACTGCTTATGGGCGTGGTAGGAGTGTTTATGTTCCTTATGCACGGAATGGCTTATCTACTCAGAAAAACAGAAGGAGAAGTGTTTAATCTTGCAAGAAAGTTTGCTTATATAAGCTTCTTTGGATTTATTGGCTCACTTATAATCACAGATTTTCTGCTGGTTATTACTGCACCTTATCTTTATTCAAATTACTTCAGATATCCATTATTCTGGATAGCACCGGCTCTTATTGTTATCGGACTTATACTGTATCTGAAATATCTTTCTGGTGGACAGTATAACAAAGTTATCTATGGTTCTACTCTGACAACAATCGGAACAGTTTTAACAATAGCCTTTGCATCTTACCCTGTGCTTATGAGGTCAACAATAAAACCTGAGTTTAACCTGACAATCTGGAACTCTGCCTCATCCCATATAACACTTACAGTAATGCTTATATCAACCCTTATATTTATGCCTATTGTGATTTTCTATACTGTGTATGTTTACAGAGTATTCAAAGGAAAAGTATCAGCAGAAGGCGGATACCATTAA
- a CDS encoding cytochrome ubiquinol oxidase subunit I yields MDLLTLSRFQFGMTAFYHFLFVPLTLGLAVMIAILKTLYLKNKNKKYDQLAMFLMKLFAINFAVGVATGLTMEFEFGTNWFQYSKFVGDIFGAPLALEGLMAFFLESTFIGLFLFGKDRISDKMHTFAAWMVALGSSLSALWILIANSWMQTPAGYKIVESPQGIKAVLTDFWEAVVNHSTLIRFLHCVDAGYIVGGFFVMGVMAYYLLKNRHVELAKIGLKFALIFTAIVSIAQIIFGDLHGYQVTQYQPLKMAMMEGKWYTEKGASLDLIGVVDDEKHETKVILKIPYLLSILSYHDPNAEFKGIFDLVKEYQEIAKKSQEKVKILEEKLAQLKATNASKEEIEKVQSELALAKANAKAYNITLDDLPSVSMVFTTFHIMVYLGFFFAAVTLWGLFLLKRGTIYTNKAFLWTVLLSIPLPFIATNFGWIAAEVGRQPWLVQGVMLTKDGVSFHPTGNVLFSVIFFIVIYTLIYIVFLYAMIKAIKKGPQEDNTQPTPPSKSPATVTAFSKTKM; encoded by the coding sequence ATGGACTTGCTGACATTATCCCGTTTTCAGTTCGGGATGACAGCTTTTTATCATTTTCTTTTTGTTCCTCTTACTCTGGGACTTGCCGTTATGATTGCCATTCTCAAAACGCTCTACCTGAAAAACAAAAACAAGAAATACGACCAGCTGGCAATGTTCCTTATGAAGCTGTTTGCTATCAATTTTGCCGTTGGAGTGGCAACAGGGCTCACCATGGAATTTGAGTTTGGGACAAACTGGTTCCAGTATTCAAAATTCGTAGGTGATATATTTGGTGCTCCCCTTGCACTGGAAGGATTAATGGCATTTTTCCTTGAATCAACATTTATCGGATTATTCCTGTTTGGTAAAGATAGAATTTCAGACAAAATGCATACATTTGCCGCATGGATGGTAGCACTTGGTAGCTCTCTTTCTGCCCTCTGGATTTTAATTGCAAACTCATGGATGCAGACCCCTGCCGGATACAAAATAGTAGAATCACCTCAGGGAATAAAAGCTGTTCTTACTGATTTCTGGGAAGCTGTTGTAAATCACTCAACCCTTATCAGATTTCTCCACTGTGTTGATGCTGGATATATTGTTGGTGGATTTTTTGTAATGGGTGTTATGGCTTACTATCTACTTAAAAACAGACATGTGGAGCTGGCAAAGATAGGTCTTAAGTTTGCTCTGATATTTACAGCAATTGTTTCTATAGCTCAAATCATATTTGGCGATTTGCATGGTTATCAGGTTACCCAGTATCAGCCTTTAAAAATGGCTATGATGGAGGGTAAATGGTATACAGAAAAAGGAGCATCCCTTGATTTAATTGGAGTTGTTGATGATGAAAAACATGAAACAAAGGTAATTCTGAAAATACCTTATCTGCTCAGTATTCTTTCTTATCACGACCCTAATGCAGAGTTTAAAGGAATATTTGATTTAGTTAAGGAATATCAGGAAATAGCCAAAAAATCTCAGGAAAAAGTAAAAATATTGGAAGAAAAATTAGCACAGTTAAAAGCAACAAATGCCTCTAAAGAAGAAATAGAAAAAGTCCAATCAGAACTTGCCCTTGCAAAAGCAAACGCTAAAGCATACAACATAACCCTTGATGATTTACCATCTGTATCTATGGTGTTTACAACATTTCATATTATGGTTTATCTTGGTTTCTTCTTTGCAGCAGTTACCCTGTGGGGATTATTCCTGCTGAAAAGAGGAACAATTTACACCAACAAGGCTTTTCTATGGACAGTTCTGCTATCTATACCACTACCGTTTATAGCAACAAACTTTGGATGGATTGCTGCTGAAGTAGGAAGACAGCCATGGCTTGTTCAGGGAGTAATGCTCACAAAAGATGGTGTTTCTTTCCACCCAACAGGAAACGTTCTATTCTCAGTAATATTCTTTATAGTGATATACACACTGATTTATATTGTTTTCCTTTATGCAATGATTAAGGCGATTAAAAAAGGACCTCAGGAAGATAATACTCAGCCAACACCTCCATCAAAATCCCCTGCTACTGTAACAGCATTTTCTAAAACAAAAATGTAA
- the hemN gene encoding oxygen-independent coproporphyrinogen III oxidase, whose product MKFHPQDVKFDLDLILKYAKPAPRYTSYPTAQEFSPELTEEEWREKIIQSNERKTPLSLYFHIPFCESACHFCGCNVIITRRKEVVEPYLEHVYKEMDIMGSLLDKSRKVVQLHWGGGTPNYLEDDQTVQLMNEIKKRFDFDENAEISIEIDPRHVSRDRIFLLREIGFNRVSFGIQDFNPKVQEAVNRIQPEEMIFNVMSWIREAGFESVNIDLIYGLPYQTLETFSETVEKVIKLNPDRIANFNYAHVPWLKRLQRMIDESALPPPQEKLDILKMTIEKLTNAGYLFIGMDHFAKPDDELAVAQRERTLHRNFQGYTTHAEAELIGFGATSISMLYDAYAQNHKKLKDYYGMIDEGKLPIERGVVLNQDDIIRRDVIMRLMSHFQLYKGEIEEKYGIDFDTYFASEMEELKELEKDGLIKIYPDRIDVTPAGRLLIRNIAVTFDIYTKAKKEKRFSKAI is encoded by the coding sequence ATGAAATTTCATCCACAGGATGTTAAGTTTGATTTAGACCTAATCTTGAAATATGCAAAGCCTGCTCCAAGATACACAAGTTATCCAACTGCTCAGGAGTTTTCTCCTGAATTAACGGAAGAAGAATGGCGGGAAAAGATTATCCAGTCTAATGAAAGGAAAACTCCATTATCTTTATATTTCCATATTCCTTTCTGTGAGTCTGCCTGTCATTTTTGCGGCTGCAATGTAATTATAACCAGAAGGAAAGAAGTTGTTGAGCCTTATCTGGAGCATGTTTACAAAGAAATGGATATAATGGGCTCACTCCTTGATAAATCCAGAAAGGTTGTCCAGCTTCACTGGGGAGGTGGAACCCCTAACTATCTGGAAGATGACCAGACAGTTCAATTAATGAATGAAATCAAAAAAAGATTTGATTTTGATGAAAATGCAGAAATCTCCATAGAGATAGACCCAAGGCATGTAAGCAGGGATAGGATATTTTTGCTAAGGGAAATAGGATTTAACAGGGTTAGCTTCGGGATTCAGGATTTTAATCCTAAGGTTCAGGAAGCTGTAAACAGAATTCAGCCAGAAGAAATGATTTTTAATGTTATGTCTTGGATTAGGGAAGCAGGTTTTGAGAGTGTAAATATAGACCTTATATATGGACTGCCTTATCAGACACTTGAAACATTCTCAGAAACAGTTGAAAAAGTTATAAAACTCAACCCAGATAGAATAGCAAACTTTAATTATGCCCATGTGCCATGGTTGAAAAGACTCCAAAGAATGATAGATGAATCAGCACTTCCACCTCCACAGGAGAAATTAGATATTCTCAAAATGACAATTGAGAAGCTGACCAATGCAGGATACCTGTTTATCGGGATGGATCATTTTGCAAAACCTGATGACGAGCTTGCTGTGGCACAAAGGGAGAGAACCCTCCACAGAAACTTTCAGGGATATACAACCCATGCAGAGGCTGAGCTTATAGGATTTGGAGCAACATCTATCAGTATGCTTTATGATGCCTATGCCCAAAATCACAAGAAGCTAAAAGACTACTATGGAATGATAGATGAAGGAAAACTTCCAATAGAAAGAGGAGTTGTTCTAAATCAGGATGATATCATCCGTAGAGATGTAATAATGAGGCTTATGTCCCACTTCCAGCTTTACAAAGGGGAGATTGAGGAAAAATATGGAATTGATTTTGATACTTACTTTGCATCTGAGATGGAAGAACTTAAAGAACTTGAAAAAGACGGTCTTATAAAAATATATCCGGATAGAATTGATGTAACCCCTGCAGGAAGACTACTTATCAGAAATATTGCAGTAACCTTTGATATCTATACAAAAGCTAAAAAGGAAAAAAGATTTTCTAAAGCAATTTAA
- a CDS encoding YbhB/YbcL family Raf kinase inhibitor-like protein, with amino-acid sequence MFRFLVSLALLIFSLSYGNDFSLRSPAFDYGKPIPSVYTCDGKDISPEIIWNNPPANTKSFVLIMDDPDAPFGTFTHWVVYDIPANKNKLPENFPKKPVVDGIKQGINDFGRVGYGGPCPPPGKPHRYFIKLYATDLKSVDLPPKATKSQVLKAIQGHILSKAVYMGIYKRK; translated from the coding sequence ATGTTTAGATTTTTAGTATCTTTGGCTCTTTTAATATTTAGTCTATCTTACGGAAATGATTTTTCTCTCCGGTCTCCTGCATTTGATTATGGTAAGCCTATCCCTTCTGTTTATACCTGTGATGGAAAAGATATATCCCCTGAAATAATCTGGAATAATCCTCCGGCTAATACAAAAAGCTTTGTTTTAATCATGGATGACCCTGATGCACCATTTGGCACGTTTACCCACTGGGTTGTTTATGATATTCCTGCAAATAAAAACAAACTACCTGAAAATTTTCCCAAAAAACCTGTTGTTGATGGCATAAAACAGGGAATAAATGATTTTGGCAGAGTAGGATATGGTGGACCCTGTCCACCTCCAGGAAAACCCCACAGATATTTCATTAAACTTTATGCAACTGACCTGAAATCTGTTGACCTTCCTCCAAAAGCTACAAAATCACAGGTTTTAAAGGCCATACAGGGACATATCCTTTCTAAAGCAGTTTATATGGGAATTTACAAAAGAAAATAA